From a region of the Stenotrophomonas sp. BIO128-Bstrain genome:
- a CDS encoding efflux RND transporter permease subunit: protein MTAAGNDHGNDPHQGDRPGAHGGGLVEFATRRRVTIAMFTVTLMLFGFIALGNLKVNLLPDLSYPTLTVRTEYTGAAPAEIETLITEPVEEAVGVVKNLRKLKSISRTGQSDVVLEFAWGTNMDQASLEVRDKMEALNLPLEAKSPVLLRFNPSTEPIMRLVISARTDPSSDAEAVRQLTELRRYADEDLKKKLEPVTGVAAVKVGGGLEDEIQVDIDQQKLAQLNLPIDNVIKRLKEENINISGGRLEEGSQRYLVRTVNQFADLEDIRNLLVTTQSSNGSAADAAMQQMFAIAASTGSDAAVAAASAAQSASSSSSTNIANGVPVRLKDVATVRQGYKEREAIIRLGGKEAVELAIYKEGDANTVSTAEALRARLEQIKGQVPGDAELTTIEDQSRFIEHAISDVKKDAVIGGILAILIIFLFLRDGWSTFVISLSLPVSIITTFFFMGQLGLSLNVMSLGGLALATGLVVDDSIVVLESIAKARERGLSILQAAIAGTREVSMAVVASTLTTIAVFLPLVFVDGIAGQLFRDQALTVAIAIAISLLVSMTLIPMLSSLKGRPPLAFPEEPAHQPWQPDSRWLKPVAGSRRGVGTLVRWICFGIAWSVIRVWRGLVTVVGPVMRKASDVAMKPYAGAERGYLKLLPGALHHPGKVLGLAALAFVGTMALVPMLGADLIPQLAQDRFEMTAKLPAGTPLKQTDALVREMQLAHAKDDSIASLYGVSGSGTRLDASPTESGENIGKLTVVMAGGGNARTEAAITERLRESMQQHPGVQVDFARPALFSFSTPLEVELRGQDMATLETAGKALAAMLRNNPHYADVKSTVEEGFPEIQIRFDQERAGALGLTTRQIADVVVKKVRGDVATRYSFRDRKIDVLVRAQEGDRASVDSIRRLIVNPGSNRPVTLDSVAEVVATNGPSEIHRADQTRVAVVSANLRDIDLGGAVREVQDMVAKQPLGAGVGMHIGGQGEELADSARSLIFAFGLAIFLVYLVMASQFESLLHPFVILFTIPLALVGAILALMLTGKPISVVVFIGLILLVGLVTKNAIILIDKVNQLREAGVPKREALVEGARSRLRPIIMTTLCTLFGFLPLAVAMGEGAEVRAPMAITVIGGLLVSTLLTLVVIPVVYDLLDRRGDAYYRERGRHLKTPLADAGHGTAQEPA from the coding sequence ATGACAGCGGCCGGCAACGACCACGGCAATGATCCGCACCAGGGCGATCGCCCCGGTGCCCACGGCGGCGGCCTGGTGGAATTCGCCACCCGCCGCCGCGTCACCATCGCGATGTTCACTGTCACCCTGATGTTGTTCGGCTTCATCGCGCTGGGAAATCTCAAGGTCAACTTGCTGCCCGACCTGAGCTATCCGACCCTGACCGTGCGCACCGAGTACACCGGTGCGGCCCCGGCGGAAATCGAAACGCTGATCACCGAGCCGGTCGAAGAGGCCGTGGGCGTGGTCAAGAACCTGCGCAAGCTCAAATCGATCTCGCGTACCGGGCAGAGCGATGTCGTGCTCGAGTTCGCCTGGGGCACCAACATGGACCAGGCCAGCCTGGAGGTGCGCGACAAGATGGAAGCGCTGAACCTGCCGCTGGAGGCGAAATCTCCGGTGCTGCTGCGCTTCAATCCGTCCACCGAGCCGATCATGCGCCTGGTGATCTCGGCCAGAACCGATCCTTCCAGCGATGCCGAGGCCGTGCGCCAGCTCACCGAGCTGCGCCGCTATGCCGATGAAGACCTGAAGAAGAAGCTGGAGCCGGTCACCGGCGTGGCCGCGGTGAAGGTGGGCGGCGGTCTGGAGGATGAAATCCAGGTCGACATCGACCAGCAGAAGCTGGCCCAGCTCAATCTGCCGATCGACAACGTCATCAAGCGGCTCAAGGAAGAGAACATCAACATCTCCGGTGGCCGCCTGGAGGAAGGCTCGCAGCGCTACCTGGTGCGCACGGTCAACCAGTTCGCCGATCTGGAGGACATCCGCAACCTGCTGGTGACCACGCAGAGCAGCAACGGCAGCGCTGCCGATGCAGCGATGCAGCAGATGTTCGCGATCGCCGCCTCGACCGGCTCGGATGCCGCCGTGGCCGCTGCCTCTGCCGCGCAGAGCGCATCCAGCAGCAGTTCCACCAACATCGCCAACGGCGTGCCGGTGCGGCTGAAGGATGTCGCCACCGTGCGCCAGGGCTACAAGGAACGCGAAGCGATCATCCGCCTGGGCGGCAAGGAAGCGGTCGAGCTGGCGATCTACAAAGAGGGCGATGCCAACACGGTCTCGACCGCCGAAGCGCTGCGCGCGCGCCTGGAGCAGATCAAGGGCCAGGTGCCCGGCGATGCCGAACTGACCACGATTGAAGACCAGTCACGCTTCATCGAACACGCCATCAGCGACGTCAAGAAGGACGCGGTGATCGGCGGCATCCTCGCCATCCTGATCATCTTCCTGTTCCTGCGCGACGGCTGGAGCACGTTCGTGATCAGCCTGTCGCTGCCGGTCTCGATCATCACCACGTTCTTCTTCATGGGCCAGCTCGGCCTGAGCTTGAACGTGATGTCGCTGGGCGGTCTGGCCCTGGCCACCGGCCTGGTGGTGGATGACTCCATCGTGGTGCTGGAGAGCATCGCCAAGGCGCGCGAACGTGGCCTGAGCATCCTGCAGGCGGCCATCGCCGGCACCCGTGAAGTGAGCATGGCCGTGGTCGCCTCGACCCTGACCACCATCGCGGTGTTCCTGCCGCTGGTGTTCGTCGATGGCATCGCCGGCCAGCTGTTCCGCGACCAGGCGCTGACCGTGGCGATCGCGATTGCGATCTCGCTGCTGGTGTCGATGACCCTGATCCCGATGCTGAGCTCGCTCAAGGGCCGCCCGCCGCTGGCCTTCCCCGAAGAACCGGCGCACCAGCCCTGGCAGCCGGACAGCCGCTGGCTGAAGCCGGTCGCCGGCAGCCGTCGCGGCGTGGGCACCCTGGTGCGCTGGATCTGCTTCGGGATTGCCTGGTCGGTGATCCGCGTCTGGCGCGGCCTGGTGACCGTGGTCGGGCCGGTGATGCGCAAGGCCAGCGATGTGGCGATGAAGCCCTACGCCGGTGCCGAGCGCGGTTACCTCAAGCTGCTGCCGGGCGCGCTGCATCACCCGGGCAAGGTGCTGGGCCTGGCCGCGCTGGCCTTCGTCGGCACGATGGCGCTGGTGCCGATGCTCGGGGCCGACCTGATCCCGCAGCTGGCGCAGGACCGTTTCGAAATGACCGCCAAGCTCCCCGCGGGCACGCCGCTGAAGCAGACCGATGCGCTGGTCCGTGAGATGCAGCTGGCCCACGCCAAGGACGACAGCATCGCCTCGTTGTACGGCGTCAGTGGCAGCGGCACCCGTCTGGATGCCAGCCCGACCGAAAGCGGCGAGAACATCGGCAAGTTGACCGTCGTGATGGCCGGGGGCGGCAACGCGCGCACCGAAGCGGCGATCACCGAGCGGCTGCGCGAATCGATGCAGCAGCACCCTGGCGTGCAGGTCGATTTCGCCCGCCCGGCGCTGTTCAGCTTCTCCACACCGCTGGAAGTGGAACTGCGTGGTCAGGACATGGCCACGCTGGAAACGGCCGGCAAGGCACTGGCCGCGATGCTGCGTAACAACCCGCACTACGCCGACGTCAAATCCACGGTGGAAGAGGGCTTCCCGGAGATCCAGATACGCTTCGACCAGGAGCGCGCCGGTGCGCTCGGTCTGACCACGCGGCAGATCGCCGATGTGGTGGTGAAGAAGGTGCGCGGTGACGTGGCTACGCGCTACAGCTTCCGGGACCGCAAGATCGACGTCCTGGTGCGGGCCCAGGAAGGTGACCGGGCCAGCGTGGACAGCATCCGCCGCCTGATCGTCAATCCGGGCAGCAACCGGCCGGTGACGCTGGATTCGGTGGCCGAGGTGGTCGCCACCAACGGCCCGAGCGAGATCCATCGCGCCGACCAGACCCGCGTGGCGGTGGTGTCGGCCAACCTGCGCGACATCGACCTGGGCGGCGCCGTGCGCGAAGTGCAGGACATGGTGGCCAAGCAGCCGTTGGGGGCCGGTGTCGGCATGCACATCGGCGGGCAGGGTGAGGAGCTGGCCGATTCGGCGCGCTCGCTGATCTTCGCCTTCGGCCTGGCCATCTTCCTGGTGTACCTGGTGATGGCCTCGCAGTTCGAATCGCTGCTGCATCCGTTCGTCATCCTGTTCACCATTCCGCTGGCGCTGGTCGGCGCGATCCTGGCCCTGATGCTGACCGGCAAGCCGATCTCGGTGGTGGTGTTCATCGGCTTGATCCTGCTGGTGGGCCTGGTGACCAAGAACGCGATCATCCTGATCGACAAGGTCAACCAGCTGCGCGAGGCGGGCGTGCCCAAGCGTGAGGCACTGGTGGAAGGGGCGCGTTCGCGCCTGCGGCCGATCATCATGACCACGCTGTGCACGCTGTTCGGCTTCCTGCCGCTGGCGGTGGCGATGGGCGAGGGCGCCGAAGTGCGCGCGCCGATGGCGATCACCGTGATCGGCGGGCTGCTGGTCTCCACCCTGCTGACCCTGGTGGTGATCCCGGTGGTGTACGACCTGCTCGACCGTCGCGGCGATGCCTACTACCGCGAGCGCGGCCGCCACCTCAAGACGCCGCTGGCCGACGCCGGCCATGGCACTGCACAGGAGCCGGCATGA
- a CDS encoding efflux RND transporter permease subunit — MSIAEFSIRRPITTIMCFVSLAVVGLIASFRLPLEALPDISAPFLFVQVPYTGSTPEEVERNIIRPTEEALATMTGIKRMRSSATSEGASIFIEFTDWDRDIAIAASDARERIDAIRSDLPDDLQRYNVFKWSSSDDPVLKVRLASATDLTGAYDMLDREFKRRIERIPGVARVNISGAPPNEVEIAISPDRLTAHNLSINELSDRLRTLNFSISAGQIDDNGQRVRIQPVGEITDLQELRDLVIDNKGLRLGDIAEVRLKPTRMNYGRRLDGNPAVGLDIFKERSANLVEVSRAALAEVEAIRKQPSMRDVQIKVIDNQGKMVTSSLLELAEAGAVGLLLSITVLFFFLRHWPSTLMVTLAIPICFVITLGFMYFAGVTLNILTMMGLLLAVGMLVDNAVVVVESIYQERERMPDQPRLASIIGTRNVAIALSAGTLCHCIVFVPNLFGETNNISIFMSQIAITISVSLLASWLVAVSLIPMLSARMQTPKLVHSDSGVIARLQRRYATLLQWTLEHRGWSVFGIVMVILISLVPMKLTKIDMFGGEGGHEVFIGYNWKGAYTFGQMSEEVARVERYLDDHREELHITQVYSWYSEQEGSSTIVTFDTEHAKNMPAVQEALRKGLPRSARADYVVGNSGDGGGGGNNQVQVQLVGDSTKMLQEIGEEVVPLLAQRKELRDVRIDNGEKGSELSIHVDRERAAAFGFNAEQVASFVGLALRGAPLREFRRGDSEVPVWVRFAGAEQSSPEDLASYTVRTGDGRSVPLLSLVDVAIKPSATQIGRTNRQTTLTIKANLAEKVTVPDGRKAMEETLKPMSFPAGYTFSFDGGDYGDDNEAMAQMMFNLVIALVMIYVVMAAVFESLLFPAAIMSGVLFSIFGVFWLFWITGTSFGIMSFIGILVLMGVVVNNGIVMIEHINNLRRRGMGRTQALVEGSRERLRPIMMTMGTAILAMIPISMTDTQLLGNGPPYYPMARAIAGGLAFSTVVSLLFLPTIYAMLDDMSTAVSRIIRRARGRGVEAPVVEPGAESV; from the coding sequence ATGAGCATTGCCGAGTTCTCCATCCGCCGGCCCATCACCACGATCATGTGTTTCGTGTCGTTGGCGGTGGTGGGCCTGATCGCCTCGTTCCGGCTGCCGCTGGAAGCGCTGCCGGACATCTCCGCGCCGTTCCTGTTCGTGCAGGTGCCCTACACCGGCTCCACGCCAGAGGAGGTCGAGCGCAACATCATCCGGCCGACCGAAGAAGCACTGGCTACGATGACCGGGATCAAGCGCATGCGTTCCTCGGCCACCTCCGAAGGCGCCAGCATCTTCATCGAGTTCACCGACTGGGACCGCGACATCGCCATCGCGGCCTCTGATGCCCGTGAGCGCATCGATGCGATCCGCAGCGACCTGCCTGACGACCTGCAGCGCTACAACGTGTTCAAGTGGTCCAGCAGTGACGACCCGGTGCTGAAGGTGCGCCTGGCCAGTGCGACCGACCTGACCGGCGCGTACGACATGCTCGACCGCGAGTTCAAGCGGCGGATCGAACGCATCCCCGGTGTGGCGCGGGTCAACATCTCCGGCGCCCCGCCGAACGAGGTCGAGATCGCGATCAGCCCGGACCGGTTGACCGCGCATAACCTGAGCATCAACGAACTCAGCGACCGCCTGCGTACGCTGAACTTCTCGATCTCGGCCGGACAGATCGACGACAACGGCCAGCGCGTGCGCATCCAGCCGGTGGGTGAAATCACCGACCTGCAGGAACTGCGCGATCTGGTCATCGACAACAAGGGCCTGCGCCTGGGTGACATCGCCGAGGTCCGGCTCAAGCCCACCCGCATGAACTATGGCCGTCGCCTGGATGGCAACCCGGCCGTGGGCCTGGACATCTTCAAGGAGCGCAGCGCCAACCTGGTGGAGGTCTCGCGCGCCGCCCTGGCCGAGGTCGAGGCGATCCGCAAGCAGCCCTCCATGCGCGATGTGCAGATCAAGGTCATCGACAACCAGGGCAAGATGGTGACCTCCTCGCTGCTGGAGCTGGCCGAGGCCGGCGCGGTGGGGCTGCTGCTGTCGATCACGGTGCTGTTCTTCTTCCTGCGCCACTGGCCCTCCACGCTGATGGTGACCCTGGCGATCCCGATCTGTTTCGTGATCACCCTGGGCTTCATGTACTTCGCCGGCGTGACCCTCAACATCCTGACCATGATGGGCCTGCTGCTGGCGGTCGGCATGCTGGTGGACAACGCCGTGGTGGTGGTGGAGAGCATCTACCAGGAACGCGAGCGAATGCCGGACCAGCCGCGGCTGGCCTCGATCATCGGTACCCGCAACGTGGCCATCGCGTTGAGCGCCGGCACCCTGTGCCACTGCATCGTGTTCGTGCCGAACCTGTTCGGTGAGACCAACAACATCAGCATCTTCATGTCGCAGATCGCGATCACGATCTCGGTCTCGCTGCTGGCCTCCTGGCTGGTCGCGGTGAGCCTGATCCCGATGCTGTCCGCGCGCATGCAGACCCCCAAACTGGTGCATTCGGACAGTGGCGTGATCGCCCGCCTGCAGCGCCGCTACGCCACCTTGCTGCAGTGGACGCTGGAACACCGTGGCTGGAGTGTGTTCGGCATCGTGATGGTGATCCTGATCAGCCTGGTGCCGATGAAGCTGACCAAGATCGACATGTTCGGTGGCGAGGGTGGCCACGAGGTGTTCATCGGCTACAACTGGAAGGGCGCCTACACGTTCGGGCAGATGTCCGAGGAAGTCGCCCGCGTGGAGCGCTACCTGGACGACCACCGCGAGGAGCTGCACATCACCCAGGTGTATTCCTGGTACAGCGAACAGGAAGGCAGCAGCACGATCGTGACCTTCGATACCGAGCACGCCAAGAACATGCCCGCCGTGCAGGAAGCCCTGCGCAAGGGCCTGCCGCGTTCGGCGCGTGCCGATTACGTGGTCGGCAACTCCGGCGACGGCGGTGGCGGCGGCAACAACCAGGTGCAGGTGCAGCTGGTGGGTGACTCGACCAAGATGCTGCAGGAGATCGGCGAGGAAGTGGTGCCGTTGTTGGCCCAGCGCAAGGAGCTGCGTGACGTGCGCATCGACAACGGCGAGAAGGGCAGTGAGTTGTCCATCCACGTTGACCGCGAGCGCGCGGCCGCGTTCGGCTTCAATGCCGAGCAGGTGGCCAGCTTCGTCGGCCTGGCCCTGCGGGGCGCGCCGCTGCGCGAGTTCCGCCGCGGTGACAGTGAAGTGCCGGTCTGGGTGCGCTTTGCCGGTGCCGAGCAGAGCAGCCCGGAAGACCTGGCCAGCTATACGGTGCGTACCGGCGACGGTCGCTCCGTGCCGCTGCTGAGCCTGGTGGATGTGGCGATCAAGCCGTCGGCCACGCAGATCGGCCGCACCAACCGGCAGACCACGTTGACCATCAAGGCCAACCTGGCTGAAAAGGTCACCGTGCCGGATGGGCGCAAGGCGATGGAGGAAACGCTCAAGCCGATGAGCTTCCCGGCCGGCTACACCTTCAGCTTCGACGGCGGCGACTACGGCGACGACAACGAAGCGATGGCGCAGATGATGTTCAATCTGGTGATCGCCCTGGTGATGATCTACGTGGTGATGGCGGCGGTGTTCGAGTCGCTGCTGTTCCCGGCGGCGATCATGAGCGGCGTGCTGTTCTCGATCTTCGGGGTGTTCTGGCTGTTCTGGATCACCGGCACCTCGTTCGGGATCATGTCCTTCATCGGCATCCTGGTGTTGATGGGCGTGGTGGTGAACAACGGGATCGTGATGATCGAGCACATCAACAACCTGCGCCGCCGCGGGATGGGCCGGACCCAGGCGCTGGTGGAAGGCTCGCGCGAACGCCTGCGCCCGATCATGATGACGATGGGGACCGCGATCCTGGCGATGATTCCGATCTCCATGACCGACACCCAGCTGCTCGGCAACGGCCCGCCGTACTACCCGATGGCCCGCGCCATCGCCGGCGGCCTGGCGTTCTCCACGGTGGTCAGCCTGCTGTTCCTGCCGACCATCTACGCGATGCTTGATGACATGAGCACGGCGGTGTCGCGAATCATCCGGCGCGCGCGTGGCCGCGGCGTCGAGGCCCCGGTGGTCGAGCCCGGCGCAGAATCGGTTTGA